ACTCTCCATGCTCTTCagctgagcatggaaaggagTTGAACAAAACCAGGTCAAGTTCAGGGAAGCCGATATAGCACACTCAAGTCCCCAGACACAGGAGGCTGCGTGCATTTCTCAAACGTTCCTCACAGATCCTTTAGGAGGAGGCTACGGAGCTGTGTTCAAGGGAATATTTTGATGTTTAACGTATGGCTATGAAGTTGTTAGTGTAAATGCCATCATTCATACGGCTGAGCTTTTAACCATGGAGGTATGAAAACTGGATAGAACCTGGAATCTCTCAGGAGACGAACCTCCAGGCATACTTGTGAGTTTCTAGATTGGGTTAAGGTGGGAAGACCCCACCCTACATGTAGATAGCACCATTCCGTGGGCTGGGGTCCCAGACTGCATAATGAGGAGAAACCCAGCTTAGATACCAGTCCTTTCCTTCCTGTGGCCCCACGGTGACCAGCCGGCTCATCCTTCTGCTGCCATGGCTCCACTGCTGTGACGGACAGTACCCTCCAGTTATGACCCAAACAGTCCCTTCTTGTctccccttttttccttccttgcatttttttaaagttccagatttatttttattattttaaaattgtgtatttATGGCTATAGGAGCTCATGTAGGTCAAGAGTTGGAGCTAGATGGTTACAGATGTGCTTTCTGCACTattcctcttcctgcctctcctcttgTGACCTCTCCCCGAGGGCCACCAGGGAGacagttacagacggttgtgagttGTCTGACATGGATGCGGGGAGCTGAGCTAGGGTCTTCTACAAAAGCAATAtatgttcttaattgctgagccatctttccagccctacaAGCTCCAACTTTGGATACTTCTGGTCATTACTTTGAGAGTCATCACATCTCATCAGAGTGAAAGTTCCTTCTGTCAAGGACAAGTCTTGTCAAGGACAAGTCCCTGGATGAGAGGGATTTTCACTCAAAGCTAGAAGAAGCATCACATGGAACATAATTATAGGGTTTGGCTGTATTTACAGGAAAGGAATCAGTAGTAAAAAGCCTAATGAATCCTCCTGGGATAGTTTTGACAAGGCAGCTTCCACTTTAATTGGACTAATCTTTCTCcagcacctactatgtgctggACATGGTGAGTGGGCCCTGATGGAAGCCCTTTAGACACTAGGCACTGCAGAATGCCTAGGGGACACGTGGTTCCAGTCTTCATGATGATTGAAGTTTAATGTGGAAACCATTTCTTGGACACCTGCTCTCTATCACGCACTGTTCCAGGGGCTGAGGAGAGAATGGAGGACAAAACAGATGGAATTGTAGCCCTCAGTGACCTTACATCCGAGTTAAGCAAGTAAAGTATAGTGAGTTAGACTGGATAAGTATTAAGAACAAAATTAAGCAAGTGTACATCTGCTCTTTACTGCTGTGAAACACCAATACAAAATTGATGTTAAACAGCATAAGATGATGATCCCACAGTTCCAAAGGTCAGAAGTCAAAAGCAGATTGACAGAGCTCTCGCTCTTCTAGAACTTATAAGACAGCTCCAGGGACCCAATGTTACAACCTTAGAAACAAGCATTGTATCCCATAAGGAAGTGAAACACTAGGCTGGGAACAGGGTTTCCACTTCACAAAGTGTAAGGGAAGGTCTCCAGAGATGGGGGTTTTAGAGTGAATATATGCAGGAAGTGATGTAGCTGGAGAAGGTTTTGAGGTTTGGAGAAGGTTTTGCTCCTGACTGGTGATATCTGGTATACTCAGAGGACAGCAAGGAGGTCAGTgtgcttggagaggacaggacggGGAGGAAGCAGAGGTGGTCTAGTGAGAGGGGTACTCTTATGGCTGAACTGTGCTCCCTCTAATCTCCATGACCTCAGAATGGGACATATTGAGAGACTGACACTTAAAGAGGCAATTAAGTAAAGATCATGTCAATAGGGCTGGCCCCAATTCAACAGGACTAACATCATTCAATGATAGATTAGGATACAATGATAGGATACAAACAGAGGATACTGGGTAAGGACACAGAGAGTAAACAATCATTGAGTTGAGTAGGAGAAACCAACCTTGCTGACACCTTGATCTTAGACTTCTGTTTGAGTTGCGTGGTCTGCTGAGTTTTGACATTGTGGCTTGACCTCCTGAGAGGGAGGTGGGCCCTAAAGCCCACCATTCCTCTTCTGATATGGGTCTCTACCCAGGACTCATCTTTGAAGGACATGAACTCTTATGTTCATATGGAGACACCTGGTCCCTGATGCAACCCCGTGTAACTTGGAATTCAGTTTATGGGTACATAAACCTACCGTTACTCTGCCCACTGCTGTTGCTACAAACAATGAAGTCTTGTGTCTTCTAGTAGGGTCCTAGGGATTGTGATAAGCCAACATACAAGCTTAGCAGGAGAAAGCGcactggagatgcagctcagatACAGAATGCTTGCCCAGAATAGAggaggccctaggtttgatccccagcacagcaTAAACTAGGTGTTGGTGGTATATGCCTATGATCCTatttagcatttgggaggtagaggaaagaggatcagaaattcaaggtcaaccttgactacatagcaagtttgggGCTACCTAGGGCTATGTGagtctcaaaatgaaaacaaaaacaagctgaGGAAAACAAGACTTCCCAGCTTTTGGTGATCATGGAAGTCAGGAGGATTCTGGGAGTCAGAGAGGACAGGTGACATTGGAGGGAGGGCTTTTAGCAGAGGAGAGTCACAGTTTAGGCTTAGAGGTTAACTAGAAGTACTTTCTTGAGAATGGTCAGTGAGGAAACAGAAAGTAGGCAGATCCCTAGCTTAGTTGTCTATCAGTAATTTGGAGGCTGGATAGTCAAACCTTAGTAGGGTGGTGGAAAGTGAGAAGATTCTGGATCATCCAAAGGCAGAGCTGAGATTATGGGATATAAGAGGACAAGAAGAGAAAGGGCCACACTGCATTTTCAGACTGATGAATGAAAATCTGTACTGCCCTGGACTCTGATGGGAAGAAGGTCACAGGCTTGGGAAGATGTGCaacttctaatttattttttaaaaagcggGGTCTCACCTTGAGtccaggtggccttgaactcacagcaatcctcctgtttcagcctcttgagtgcggAGACTACAGGATGCTCACCATGACATAAGCTATATTCAAGCCAACACTTGCTGTTGGATGAGGAGGGACAGGTGGATACATTTGGGATAGAAAATTTAGTGTCATCAACCTCTATATGACACTCAAAGCCATAAGAGACACAGGTAAGTCTGGTATGAAGACCAGTCCCAGGGCCATCCACACTTAAAGCTTAGGGAAATAAACAGGACGCTCAAAAGACGTTGTGAAGCCAGATGTGGAGCAGGGGAGGCCTGGAATTATTTCACAGAGAGGTTTCAAGGTGGGGTAGAGACGAATTGCTTACAGTAGAATGAACCCACATGTCAGCATCTCTATTAATGTCACTGCTAAGGGCAAAGTCAGAGGCTAGGCACAGAACATGCCGGGGCCTCTGCAGTCTTAGGGCCAAGGAAGGCTTGACAAGGAAGGGATAGTACTATCTGAGCAATGGTGGAATCCGGAAGAGAAACCTAAGACCTTGGCTGCCTGGGTCCGCTGGGCTGCCCGTTAGCTTGTATTTGGACCAGGTAAGGCACAGGACACTTGAATCAAGAATGTGGGTGTATTTAGGAAACACCGCGGATGGTGCACAGGGACTCCGCCGTAGTGCACAGACTCAGGATCTCGGACTCGCCCTGGCTCTTTGGAAATTTGCAACAACCTTATTCGCTTGGAGCGGTTGGGATGAGCTCCCAGCTGCAGTGCGGTCCAGCTTCATGGGCTCCTGGACTGAGCTAAGGTGGATTTAGTATCGGGTGAGCCTGCACGGGGCCGGAGCAGAGAAGGCGGCCCTCGAAGACCTGCAGCTTGGAAGCTACAGCACTTTCATGGAAAAGCCTTCCTAGAAGACCCCGTGGAATCGTCCCGCCTGCCATTCCAGCTTCAAGTTCGGTTTATTGATGAAGCGTGGACCCCCGTGCATCCCACGGGAAGGGAAGAAACTCTGCTGGGTCCAAGAAAGGAGGCAGAAAGTTGGCAGACAGGGGAGGGGACTTCACGCTTCTCAGGGGTTCCTTAAGAGATCtgctggcaaacaaacaaaagcgcGGGCGGGAGGGCTTGCGTACCACTTTCCCGGTGCCGAGGCGCCAGGACTGGCACAGGGCAGTGGGGACAATCGAGAGGGCCCAAGGCGGCCAAGAACAGCGCGCAGATCCGCCGGCTGGAGTGGCATCCGAGCACCCCGCGGGGCCCGCCCAGCGCGCTGCGACGCGAGCGCACAGCGCACCCCACGCGCGCGGGCCGGCCGGAGTGAAGGACTACAAGTCCCAGCAAGCCCAGAGGCAGCGCGGGGCGGGGTCTGGCGCAATTCCCCGGGATCCGGCGCGCTGGGAAGCGCCGCGGAGGACGCAGCGGCGGCCGGAGGGCGGCGAGcgcgggcgggggcggggccgacGTGGGCCAGGGCCCTGCGTGCCAGGGAGGGGGCTGGCCGGGCAGCGGCGGGCGGCGCTCGGAGCGGTCTCCGCGGCTGGCAAGGCGCCCACAGCTCGGTCCCGGCTCGGTGGACGGCGCAGGGCAGCCGAGGGCCCCGGCGCGCGCGATAGCGCGGTACTCACAAGCGCGCGGACCCAGCCGCAGCCGTGCGCCCCGGAGCGGAGCGGCCACTGCCCGGGGGCCTCGGCCCCGGCGCTCGCAGCGCCGCGCTGCCTGCGCTTTAATGGCTGCTCGGCCGGCCGGCGCGTAGGGGTGCAGGCGGCTGCGGCGCGGGAAGGCGCCTGAGCGAGCCTCCTCCGCGGCCGGCTGTGCTCCATGGCGCCGCGGTTTCCCCGGACGGCCCGCTGACCCGGGACCCACGTCCCTGCCATGAACTGAGCTCCTCTACTGCCTCACCCGCGGCATTCTTTTTGCGCCTCCTCGGCTCCGTGCTCCCCGGGGGCTGCGGCGCCCCGGGTCTCGGTGGCCCGCGGGCTCCGGGGCGCGGGGCGGCGGCGACGGGGGGCGCGCGGCTTTAGGCGCCGCGCCTGCACCATGAGCTACCAGCAGCAGCTGGCCAACTCGGCTGCCATCCGGGCCGAGATCCAGCGCTTTGAGTCggtccaccccaacatctactccaTCTACGAGCTGCTGGAGCGCGTGGAGGAGCCGGTGCTGCAGAACCAGATCCGGGAGCACGTCATCGCCATCGAAGGTGAGGGCCAGGCCGCCTGGGGCTTCAGGAGAGCGCGGGGGAGCGGGCGCCCCTGGTGCGGCGgggtgtgtgcgcgcgtgtgtgcgtgtgtgtgtacacatgcggCTGCCCGGCCGAGAGAGCACTGCGGTGCCTCTTGCCCCGCAAGGCCGGCAGTGTAGCCGGCCTGTCAGGGAAGATGGATCGTCAGCGTTCATTTGATAATGGACAATGGAGTCTCTCCTGTGAGAAAGTGGCACGGTGCCGCTGCGTCCTGGGCCGCCCGCATGTCCCGTCCCGGCCCGGCCCAGTCGACGCCTGGGGGCAGCTGCCTGGGATGGCGCCACTCGATCCGTGACAGGTTATCAGGCCGGGCTTGAGCGTCTTGCATGGACATTGAAGATGTGTTTTGAGAAGCGCTGCTGCTGGCGGTGCTGTGCCGGCCAGCCTATTCAGTTGCTTCATGGCTGTCCTTTTCCCCAGTTCTCGGATAGAGGGGAGGCATTCGGAATTGGCGCATGTAGGGAGCCAGTGCGACCCAGGCAGCATCATGTCCCAGTACTGTCGATCTTCCTGCTCTTGTGCAAACTCTGGGCGTTTTGTACAAACGTCCTGGGTCAAATTATAACCCTCCTAGGGAGACAGGGCCCTTCCGCACACTCTTGCTAAAGGGGTCCCTTTAATACATCTGTTCCTTGTGAGCCacccaagaggaggaggaagagaggatgatGCTGTTGTCTGTAAGCCTGCGTGTGCACAGAACAGTGTCAGGCAGGGCAGCATCCCTGCAGGGGAGGGTAGAGCTGCCGCTTTGCTCTGGCTCGTGTTCTCTTTGGACCACAGATGGCTCCCGTTTCTCCCTTACTGGGTGCCTGAACTGTTCccatgttttgtttctgtgagtCTGCCATTGCTTACCTGGGGGAGCAGGTGGCGTCTAAGTGGGCAGTGTGGTGTCCTAGTCCAGCCAGTGGATTAGCAGCCTGTCCTCTTGAGTTGCTGTTGGCCAGTGACAGGAAGAGGCCTGCAGGTGGCTTGTCTTAGTATAGTACTGTGCCTGCCAAAGGCTGGTGAGTCCTCTGTTGAGGTCCAGGGGACACATCCAAGTCCAGCAGGAGTGTGTTCAGAAACAGGTGTAGGTACCGCCTTGGGCTCCTTCACCTGTGTGAGAAGACCTCAGCCCCCAGCAAAGCTTGGCTCCTGTGTGGTCTGAACTTCTAACCCTGAAGTGTTTGGGTTTAAAACTTGGCTGCTTGGGTGGAGAAGGTGGAGGCTCTGTTGCTGATCCCCTTGGCATTTGGCAGCCTCATGGACTTGAACCACATCCCAGGCACGCTGGGAGACTGACTATCTATAGGATATATTGCAATTCCAGGGGAGGGTCCAGGCAAGCTCTGTCCTTATGAGGGACTGGCTTTCAGTGCACCTGGTTTCCCTGAGTGTTCACGGCTGCCTGTGGTGACTTGAGATGCTTCCAGACCCATTAAGAACCACGGCTTCTGTGTGTCCTTCAGTCTTGCCCTGTTGAGGGTATTGTCCCCCCTCACCCTTCAGTTGATGGTGAAGAGATGTAGCTGGTGGGTTCCGCTGAGAGCAGTGTCTGGGTCCCTGTCCTGAAAGGTGCTCATGCTTCTCTGATGACTCTGCTCTCTGGCTGCGTGTACAGAAGCCTGATGAAACCCTTTGAAAGCTGGTGCCAGGAATGGAATGCACCTGACTGGAGCGCCTTGCTCCAGAGGAGAGGAAGATTTCTGCTGAGTGTGACTCACTTCCCATTCTTAAAGCTGCACTCTGGGGTCTTGTACTTCCAGTAAGAGGATgttgttgttctctctctctctctctctctttttaattgttCTTCCACAATCTTCTCTTCTTGATAGCTTGATATTCACCTTAATGAGTCCAAGCCCTTTTTTGATTATAACTTTTGTCATTCTCAATAAAACTTAAACTGATGGATGAATCCTGCTGGAGACTTTGATAATGCTGTTATCTGTGTTAGGACTAGGAATGCCTATATGATGCCAGGACTGTAGTAAATTCAGAGAGACTGAGGAAACCTCTGTTCTTCGTGCCGTTTGCTTTAACACAGCGGTCTTTCCATGTCAATTTAAGATCTGGGCAGGTCTTACATCTGCTCCATTGATGTTTGACAAGGGGTGAGGGTTGCTGAATTGTGATAGTGTGATGTTCTTGGGTGAGAAAAgaataaaccattttttttaattgggaacttCATACATGCACGTAATGCGTTTTGATGAGCTTCACCTCCCAATAACTTCCCATTTCCTCTCCCAACTTTATGTGCTTTttcactctttttaaaaacacaccGAGTCCAT
Above is a window of Meriones unguiculatus strain TT.TT164.6M chromosome 15, Bangor_MerUng_6.1, whole genome shotgun sequence DNA encoding:
- the LOC132647952 gene encoding basic proline-rich protein-like, with amino-acid sequence MVQARRLKPRAPRRRRPAPRSPRATETRGAAAPGEHGAEEAQKECRGDVGPGSAGRPGKPRRHGAQPAAEEARSGAFPRRSRLHPYAPAGRAAIKAQAARRCERRGRGPRAVAAPLRGARLRLGPRACEYRAIARAGALGCPAPSTEPGPSCGRLASRGDRSERRPPLPGQPPPWHAGPWPTSAPPPPALAALRPPLRPPRRFPARRIPGNCARPRPALPLGLLGLVVLHSGRPARVGCAVRSRRSALGGPRGVLGCHSSRRICALFLAALGPLDCPHCPVPVLAPRHRESGTQALPPALLFVCQQIS